In bacterium, a single window of DNA contains:
- a CDS encoding prephenate dehydrogenase/arogenate dehydrogenase family protein has translation MGFERAAIVGVGLIGGSLALAARAAGLIGEVVGIGRGEANLAVARARGICDRTLRDPAGLGPVDLVVLAVPVRSTAAVARSLLPHLRPGTLVTDVGSVKGEVVAQCEAVLPADRPFVGGHPIAGSERAGAAAADAALFRGAPCILTPSPRTDAAALARVRGLWEGVGARVQTMTPAAHDRALAWVSHLPHVVAYALVGALAAADGGMAAFAGGSWRDATRVAASPAELWRDILLANAEAVLAATDAFSAAVARLRAAVAAGDERALQALLEAAVAARRGGADGGAA, from the coding sequence TTGGGGTTTGAGCGCGCGGCGATCGTCGGCGTCGGGCTGATCGGCGGCTCGCTGGCGCTGGCGGCGCGCGCCGCCGGGCTGATCGGCGAGGTAGTCGGCATCGGCCGCGGCGAGGCGAACCTGGCGGTGGCGCGGGCGCGCGGCATCTGCGACCGCACGCTGCGCGACCCCGCCGGCCTCGGGCCGGTCGACCTCGTGGTGCTGGCGGTGCCGGTGCGCAGCACCGCGGCGGTGGCGCGGAGCCTGCTGCCGCACCTGCGGCCCGGGACCCTGGTCACCGACGTCGGCAGCGTCAAGGGCGAGGTGGTGGCGCAGTGCGAAGCGGTGCTGCCGGCCGATCGCCCGTTCGTCGGCGGGCATCCGATCGCCGGCAGCGAGCGCGCCGGCGCCGCCGCCGCCGACGCGGCGCTGTTCCGCGGCGCGCCGTGCATCCTGACGCCGTCGCCGCGCACCGACGCGGCGGCGCTGGCGCGGGTGCGGGGGCTCTGGGAGGGCGTCGGCGCGCGGGTGCAGACGATGACGCCGGCGGCGCACGACCGGGCGCTCGCCTGGGTGAGCCACCTGCCGCACGTCGTCGCCTACGCGCTGGTGGGCGCGCTGGCGGCGGCGGACGGCGGCATGGCGGCGTTCGCCGGCGGCAGTTGGCGCGACGCGACGCGCGTCGCCGCCAGCCCGGCCGAGCTGTGGCGCGACATCCTGCTCGCCAACGCCGAGGCGGTGCTGGCGGCGACCGACGCCTTCAGCGCCGCGGTGGCGCGGCTGCGCGCCGCGGTGGCGGCGGGCGACGAACGGGCGCTGCAGGCGCTGCTCGAGGCCGCGGTCGCGGCGCGGCGCGGCGGCGCTGACGGCGGCGCGGCGTGA
- the cmk gene encoding (d)CMP kinase translates to MKPTIAIDGPAGAGKSTVSRRLAQALGLRYVDTGAMYRVVGVLADEAGVELDDAPALAALCDALRLEFAERADGVRVLANGRDLTGAIRSAEAGQWASRVSTHPAVRERLVALQRRMGEGGGVVMEGRDIGTVVLPHATVKIFLVASAAERARRRWAELAARGDPADLGHIQREIEERDARDRGRAHSPLVPAADALLVDTTSESVDEVVARVRKLVAAQGNP, encoded by the coding sequence ATGAAGCCGACGATCGCCATCGACGGGCCCGCCGGCGCCGGCAAGAGCACCGTCAGCCGGCGCCTCGCCCAGGCGCTCGGCCTGCGCTACGTCGACACCGGCGCCATGTACCGCGTGGTCGGCGTGCTGGCCGACGAGGCCGGCGTCGAACTCGACGATGCGCCGGCGCTGGCGGCGCTGTGCGACGCGCTGCGCCTGGAGTTCGCCGAGCGCGCCGACGGCGTGCGCGTGCTCGCCAACGGCCGCGATCTGACCGGCGCCATCCGCAGCGCGGAGGCCGGGCAGTGGGCGTCCAGGGTCTCGACCCACCCGGCGGTGCGCGAACGCCTGGTCGCCCTGCAGCGCCGGATGGGGGAGGGCGGCGGGGTGGTGATGGAGGGGCGCGACATCGGCACCGTCGTCCTGCCGCACGCCACGGTGAAGATCTTTCTCGTCGCCAGCGCCGCGGAGCGGGCGCGCCGGCGCTGGGCGGAGCTCGCCGCGCGGGGCGACCCCGCCGACCTGGGACACATCCAGCGCGAGATCGAGGAGCGCGACGCGCGCGACCGCGGCCGGGCGCACTCGCCGCTGGTGCCCGCCGCCGACGCGCTGCTCGTCGACACCACCAGCGAGAGCGTCGACGAGGTCGTGGCGCGCGTGCGCAAGCTCGTGGCGGCGCAGGGGAACCCTTGA
- the aroA gene encoding 3-phosphoshikimate 1-carboxyvinyltransferase yields MSDDAITLQPLARPPDAVVRVPGSKSISNRVALLAALADGRSVLDGVLFSDDTRYMAAALRALGIAVEADEAAARLTIEGRGGTWPRAAAELFVGNAGTAMRFLVAALCLGHGRYRIDGTPRMRERPIQDLVDALGRLGARLRSEAGTGSPPVLVEADGLPGGATELAAARSSQFVSALLQVAPYAARDVVITLTGPVIAQPYIDMTVAVMGQWGVTVERAGDRVYRVASGQRYRAQRYAVEPDASSAHYFWAAAALTGGRVRVVGLHRGSLQGDVAFAALLERMGARVRWEADAISVEGPAQLAGIDADLNACSDTAPTLAAIAPFASGPVHIRNVAHLRWQESDRLRAVASELARLGARVEERDDGLSVWPSPLHAARIATYDDHRIAMAFALVGLKVPGVTIADPGCVAKTFPDFFARLEGLRR; encoded by the coding sequence GTGAGCGACGACGCGATCACGCTGCAGCCCCTGGCGCGGCCGCCCGACGCGGTGGTGCGGGTGCCGGGCTCGAAGTCGATCAGCAACCGGGTCGCCCTGTTGGCGGCGCTGGCCGACGGCCGCTCGGTGCTCGACGGGGTGCTGTTCAGCGACGACACCCGCTACATGGCGGCGGCGCTGCGCGCCCTCGGCATCGCGGTCGAGGCCGACGAGGCGGCCGCCCGGCTGACCATCGAGGGCCGCGGCGGCACCTGGCCCCGCGCCGCCGCCGAGCTGTTCGTCGGCAACGCCGGGACGGCGATGCGCTTCCTGGTCGCGGCGCTCTGCCTCGGCCACGGCCGATACCGCATCGACGGGACGCCGCGCATGCGCGAGCGGCCGATCCAGGATCTCGTCGACGCCCTGGGGCGCCTCGGCGCGCGGCTGCGCAGCGAAGCCGGCACCGGGTCGCCGCCGGTGCTGGTCGAGGCCGACGGCCTGCCCGGCGGCGCCACCGAGCTGGCGGCGGCGCGCTCGAGCCAGTTCGTCTCGGCGTTGCTGCAGGTGGCGCCGTACGCGGCGCGCGACGTCGTCATCACGCTCACCGGCCCGGTCATCGCCCAGCCGTACATCGACATGACGGTGGCGGTGATGGGGCAGTGGGGGGTGACGGTGGAGCGCGCCGGCGACCGCGTCTATCGGGTCGCGAGCGGCCAGCGCTATCGCGCCCAGCGCTACGCCGTCGAGCCGGACGCCTCGAGCGCGCACTACTTCTGGGCGGCGGCGGCGCTCACCGGCGGGCGGGTGCGGGTCGTCGGCCTGCACCGCGGCTCGCTGCAGGGGGACGTCGCGTTCGCCGCCCTGCTCGAGCGCATGGGGGCGCGCGTGCGCTGGGAGGCGGACGCGATCAGCGTCGAGGGGCCGGCGCAGCTCGCCGGCATCGACGCCGACCTCAACGCCTGCTCCGATACCGCGCCCACCCTGGCGGCGATCGCGCCCTTCGCCAGCGGGCCGGTGCACATCCGCAACGTCGCCCACCTGCGCTGGCAGGAGAGCGACCGGCTGCGCGCCGTCGCCAGCGAGCTGGCGCGCCTCGGGGCGCGGGTCGAGGAGCGCGACGACGGCCTCAGCGTCTGGCCGTCGCCGCTGCACGCGGCGCGGATCGCGACCTACGACGACCACCGCATCGCCATGGCCTTCGCGCTCGTCGGCCTGAAGGTGCCGGGGGTGACGATCGCCGATCCGGGGTGCGTCGCCAAGACCTTTCCCGACTTCTTCGCCCGTCTGGAGGGGCTGCGGCGATGA
- a CDS encoding 30S ribosomal protein S1, producing MSQQPRVAAPEGGGDEFRKLFEESLRAVKPGEVVRGRVVNIGRDQVTVDIGYKSEGQIPISEFSTRDGEVTVHEGDEIDVYFDADEGEHGGILLSRSKAEQAKVWRDIEEAFQNNGVVEGVIVGKVKGGLKVDVGVPAFLPGSHADLRPSRNLDRYIGQRGHFAVLKFNRARGNVVVSRRAVMEKERAQLKQETLKVLEEGVILEGIVKNITDYGAFVDLGGIDGLLHVTDMSWGRVNKPSDVVNVGDRARVVVLKYDPERGRVSLGMKQIMPDPWASVAERYPVGARVHGKVVSLADYGAFVELEPGIEGLVHVSEMSWTKRVTHPSKVLEVGQEVDVMVLDVDTGNRRISLGLKQAEPNPWEMVRINHPIGSHIKGPVKNLTDFGVFIGVEEGIDGLVHISDLHWTKKVRHPSELFQKGDEVEAVVLGIDVENERISLGIKQLAEDPWSSMSSRYPVGTRVHGKVTSVTDFGVFMEVEEGIEGLIHVSQLSMDRVDKPQGLFQPGQEVEAEVTAVDARDRKIALSIKALRKSEEREEIESYLQREREGGRFSFEDILGSDLRLDRDDQAKRGDNGETK from the coding sequence ATGAGTCAGCAACCCAGAGTGGCCGCGCCCGAAGGCGGCGGCGACGAGTTTCGCAAGCTCTTCGAAGAGAGCTTGCGCGCCGTCAAGCCGGGCGAAGTGGTCCGGGGCCGGGTGGTGAACATCGGCCGCGACCAGGTCACCGTGGACATCGGGTACAAGTCCGAAGGACAGATCCCGATCAGCGAGTTCAGCACCCGCGACGGCGAGGTGACGGTTCACGAGGGCGATGAGATCGACGTCTACTTCGATGCCGACGAGGGCGAACACGGCGGCATCCTGCTCTCCCGCAGCAAGGCCGAACAGGCCAAGGTGTGGCGGGACATCGAGGAGGCCTTCCAGAACAACGGCGTCGTCGAGGGCGTCATCGTCGGCAAGGTGAAGGGCGGTCTGAAGGTGGACGTCGGCGTCCCGGCGTTCCTGCCCGGCTCGCACGCCGACCTGCGGCCGTCGCGCAATCTCGATCGCTACATCGGCCAGCGCGGGCACTTCGCGGTGCTGAAGTTCAACCGCGCGCGCGGCAACGTCGTCGTCTCGCGGCGCGCGGTGATGGAGAAGGAACGCGCGCAGTTGAAGCAGGAGACGCTGAAGGTGCTCGAGGAGGGCGTCATCCTCGAGGGCATCGTCAAGAACATCACCGACTACGGGGCGTTCGTGGACCTCGGCGGCATCGACGGCCTGCTGCACGTGACCGACATGTCGTGGGGCCGGGTGAACAAGCCGTCCGACGTGGTCAACGTCGGCGACCGCGCCCGCGTCGTCGTCCTCAAGTACGATCCCGAGCGCGGTCGCGTGTCGCTGGGCATGAAGCAGATCATGCCCGACCCGTGGGCGAGCGTCGCCGAGCGCTATCCGGTCGGCGCGCGGGTGCACGGCAAGGTGGTGAGCCTGGCCGACTACGGCGCCTTCGTCGAGCTCGAGCCCGGCATCGAGGGCCTGGTGCACGTCTCCGAGATGTCGTGGACCAAGCGCGTCACCCATCCCTCGAAGGTGCTGGAGGTGGGCCAGGAAGTCGACGTCATGGTGCTCGACGTCGACACCGGCAACCGCAGAATTTCCCTGGGGCTCAAGCAGGCGGAGCCGAACCCCTGGGAGATGGTGCGCATCAACCATCCGATCGGCAGCCACATCAAGGGCCCGGTGAAGAACCTCACCGACTTCGGCGTGTTCATCGGCGTCGAGGAGGGCATCGACGGGCTGGTGCACATCTCCGACCTGCACTGGACCAAGAAGGTCCGCCACCCGTCGGAGCTGTTCCAGAAGGGCGACGAGGTCGAGGCGGTGGTGCTCGGCATCGACGTCGAGAACGAACGCATCTCGCTCGGCATCAAGCAGTTGGCCGAGGATCCATGGTCGAGCATGAGCTCGCGCTACCCGGTCGGCACGCGGGTGCACGGCAAGGTCACCAGCGTCACCGACTTCGGCGTGTTCATGGAGGTGGAGGAGGGCATCGAAGGCCTCATCCACGTCTCGCAGCTCAGCATGGATCGCGTCGACAAGCCGCAGGGGCTGTTCCAGCCCGGCCAGGAGGTCGAGGCCGAGGTGACGGCGGTGGACGCGCGTGACCGCAAGATCGCGCTCAGCATCAAGGCGCTGCGCAAGTCCGAGGAGCGCGAGGAGATCGAGTCGTACC